GTTCCGGTTCCCAGCGCGAGCGGCAACCCGCCCAGCAGCGCCGCTGCCGTGGTCATCATGATAGGCCGAAAACGCAGCACGCACGCCTGGTAGATGGCGTCGCGCGAGCTCTTGCCGTCTTTGCGTTCGGCCTCCAAAGCGAAATCGATCATCATGATGGCGTTTTTCTTGACAATGCCGATCAGCAGGATGATCCCGATGATTCCGATTACGCTGAGCTCGACGCGGCAAATCAGGAGGGCCAGCAGCGCGCCCACTCCTGCCGAGGGCAGGGTCGACAGGATCGTGATGGGGTGCACGTAACTTTCGTAGAGAATGCCGAGCACGATGTACACGGCGGCCAGCGCGCCGAGGATGAGCAACGACTCGTTGCGCAGGGAGTCCTGGAAGGCTTGCGCGGTGCCCTGGAAATTTCCGTGGATGTTAGACGGTAAACCGATTTGTTTTTCTGCAGCTGCGATCGCGTCCACCGCCTGGCCGAGCGCTACTCCGGGCTGCAGGTTGAAGGAGATGGTGACCGAGGGAAACTGCCCCTGGTGGTTCACCGCCAGCGAGGTCGTCGAAGGAGCGTAGTGGGTGAAAGTACCCAGCTTCACCAGCTCTCCGCTCGGGGTGGCCATAAAGATGTGGTTGAGCGAATCAGGGTCCTGCCAGAACTCGGGCGCCACCTCCATCACCACGTGGTACTGGTTCAGGGGCGTATACATGGTGGAGACCTGGCGCTGGCCGAACGCGTCGTAGAGCGTGTTGTCGATCGCTGCCTGCGTGAGCCCGAGGCGGGCTGCCGTGTCGCGGTCGACGACCAGGTTGGCGGCCAGACCGGCGTCCTGCTGATCGCTGCTCACGTCGACCAGCTGCGGCATCGAGCGCATCTTGCGCAGCAGCTTGGGCGCCCACTGGTTGAGCAACGCCAGGTCGTCGCTTTGCAGTGTGTACTGGTATTGAGCGTTAGCCATTCGACCGCCGATCTGGAGATCCTGGGTGGCCTGCAGATAAAGACTGGCGCCGGCCACCTGGGCAACATTCTTGCGGATGCGGGCGATTACTTGGTCGGCGTTGAGTTTGCGCTGGCTGTAAGGCTTGAGCGTAATGAACATCCGGGCCGTGTTGGTACCGCTGCCATTGCGGCCGCCGGTGAATGCGACGATGTGGTCGACCGCGGGATCCTGGCGGATGATATCCACGTACTCGGCAAGGTGCTTGGTTAATGCCTGGAACGAAGTGTCCTGGTCGGCCTGCACGGCACCCTGTATTCGGCCGGTATCCTGCTGCGGGAAAAACCCCTTGGGAATAGCCACGTACAGGTAGCCGCTGATGCCGACCATGGCGATGGTTATCGCGAGCATGAGGCGCGGATGATCCAGTACCCATGACAGGCTCGACGTGTAGTGTTGGTGCATCCAGTCAAAGCCGCGCTGGCTGGCCTGGTACCAGCGCCCGTGCTTCTCGCCGTGTTCGCCGAGCAGATGGGCGCACATCATCGGGGTGGTGGTCAGTGAAATGACCAGCGACACCGCGATCGCGACCGACAGCGTGACCGCGAACTCACGGAACAGGCGGCCGATGATCCCGCCCATCATCAGGATCGGGATAAATACCGCGATCAAAGAGATACTGATCGAAATTACCGTGAAGCCGATTCCTCTGGCGCCTTCTATTGCGGCTTCCAGCGGCGGCATGCCCATCTCGCGGTAGCGGGTGATGTTCTCGATGACCACAATCGCGTCGTCGACCACGAAGCCGGTCGAAATCGTGAGTGCCATCAGCGAGAGGTTGTCCAGCGTGTAGCCACACAGGTACATGACGCCAAAGGTGCCAATCAGCGAGATCGGCACGACGATTCCCGGAATCATCGTGGTGCGCCAGCTGCGCAGAAAAACGAACACCACCAGAATCACGAGCGCTATCGAGATGAGCAGCGTGAGCTCGACGTCCCGCACCGAGGCTCTGATCGTCACCGTGCGGTCCAACACTACCGTCGCGTCGATCGCGGGCGAGATTGATGCCATCAGCGACGGCAGCGCGGCCATGACTCGATCGACGGTGCTTATGATGTTGGCGTTGGGCTGACGGAAGATGACCAGCAGGATGCCGGCCGTGCCGTCGGCCAGTCCCAGGTTGCGCAGGTCCTCGACCGAATCGCGCACCTCGGCAACGTCGGAAAGCTTGACCGCGGCGCCATTCTGAAAGCGGATGATCAGCGGCTGATAGTCAGCCGCGGTCAGCAGCTGGTCGGTGGTGCTCAAAGAGCGCGCGGTGGTGTCGTCGGACAGCTCGCCCTTGGGCCGGTTGGTATTGGCGGCGGCCAAAGCGGTGCGCACCTGTTCGAGGCTGATGCCGAGATTGCTCAACTGAGTTGGGTTCAGCTCGACGCGCACCCCGGGCAGCGCGCTACCCCCCACGAACACCTGACCGACGCCCACCATCTGGGACAGTTTCTGCGCGAGGATCGAATAGGCGGCATCGTAGATCTTGCCGCGCGTCAAGGTTTTGGAATTGAGCGCCAGGATCAGTATCGGCGCATCGGCCGGATTGACCTTCTGATAGGTCGGATTTCCCGGCAGATCGGTCGGCAGTTGGCTGCGGGCCGCGTTGATCGCCGCCTGCACATCGCGTGCGGCCGCGTCGATGTTTCGCGACAAATCGAATTGCAGCACGATG
The window above is part of the Candidatus Binataceae bacterium genome. Proteins encoded here:
- a CDS encoding multidrug efflux RND transporter permease subunit translates to MISEIFIRRPVATTLLTIAIALAGIVAFQLLPVSPIPQVEFPTIQVQAQLPGASPETMASSVATPLERQFGRIAGLNQLTSTSTLGNTSIVLQFDLSRNIDAAARDVQAAINAARSQLPTDLPGNPTYQKVNPADAPILILALNSKTLTRGKIYDAAYSILAQKLSQMVGVGQVFVGGSALPGVRVELNPTQLSNLGISLEQVRTALAAANTNRPKGELSDDTTARSLSTTDQLLTAADYQPLIIRFQNGAAVKLSDVAEVRDSVEDLRNLGLADGTAGILLVIFRQPNANIISTVDRVMAALPSLMASISPAIDATVVLDRTVTIRASVRDVELTLLISIALVILVVFVFLRSWRTTMIPGIVVPISLIGTFGVMYLCGYTLDNLSLMALTISTGFVVDDAIVVIENITRYREMGMPPLEAAIEGARGIGFTVISISISLIAVFIPILMMGGIIGRLFREFAVTLSVAIAVSLVISLTTTPMMCAHLLGEHGEKHGRWYQASQRGFDWMHQHYTSSLSWVLDHPRLMLAITIAMVGISGYLYVAIPKGFFPQQDTGRIQGAVQADQDTSFQALTKHLAEYVDIIRQDPAVDHIVAFTGGRNGSGTNTARMFITLKPYSQRKLNADQVIARIRKNVAQVAGASLYLQATQDLQIGGRMANAQYQYTLQSDDLALLNQWAPKLLRKMRSMPQLVDVSSDQQDAGLAANLVVDRDTAARLGLTQAAIDNTLYDAFGQRQVSTMYTPLNQYHVVMEVAPEFWQDPDSLNHIFMATPSGELVKLGTFTHYAPSTTSLAVNHQGQFPSVTISFNLQPGVALGQAVDAIAAAEKQIGLPSNIHGNFQGTAQAFQDSLRNESLLILGALAAVYIVLGILYESYVHPITILSTLPSAGVGALLALLICRVELSVIGIIGIILLIGIVKKNAIMMIDFALEAERKDGKSSRDAIYQACVLRFRPIMMTTAAALLGGLPLALGTGTGSELRRPLGIAIVGGLLMSQVLTLYTTPVVYLYLDRFRLYGAGVWRRLFAGIIRSPEQASP